The following is a genomic window from Clostridia bacterium.
ATATCCTTTATATTCATCAAGACGATAAAATTCTCCTACATCTTCGGGATATCCCACAGCCTTAAAAACGCCCATGTTTTTTCCGCATGAAAATACATAGCTTCCTTTTATGTCTGTATTGATTCTCATGACGCAGCGTGCTGTATATTCACGTTCGTTAAGTTGACTCTCATTAAGTTTTCTGCTCAATGGTTCAACAAAATAACGCCAAATCAATGGTTCATCTTTGATTCCACTTACTTTTCTTAACGGAATTTTGGACAAATTGATGATATCAAAATGCGCCTCTAAAAATTCTTCGCACTTTGTTCTTGCATTGCCATCATCATAAAAAACATGAAATGCGTAATAATTTTTGTATTCAGGATAAATTCCATATCCAGCAAATCCTCCGCCTAAACCATTGCTTCTGTCATGCATTACTGATATGGCTTTTATAATATCTGATCCGTCTGACCTTGCGCCTGTTTTGTCGAAAATACTTGCAATTGCGCACCCTGATGGTATTCTAATCTCTCCTTCTCTTTGGAGCATAATAGCTTTACTTCTCCCTATGCAAAAATAGAAAAAGGCGCCCACAAATGCAAACAAATCGTAATCATCATCCCATTAAGAGATGATATAACGTTTATTTACATTTTTGGACGCCTTTGTCTCAAAAAAAAATTACTATAAAAGTATATGTTTTGTCAATATTTGATGTATAAGAAAAGTTAATAATACTTATTTTTTATACTAATAATATGATTAAAGCAATTTATGGTGACAATATTAATATAAGTTTTACTTATATTAAGGTTTATAATAACTTACAAAAAAATATAGCGTCATTTGTTGACAATACTACTATATTCGTGTTATTATTGCGGCAGTAAATAGCAATGGCGCTATAAATCCTTTTGGGATTTATGGCGCTTTTTTTATTAAAAAGGAGGATTTTATGAACAAACTGCCGGAAATTTTTGCAAGCAATGTATTTAGTGACAAAGTAATGAGAGAACGTCTGCCTAAAGATGTTTACCAAGCACTTAAAAAGACAATTGCCACAGGCAAACCGCTAGACATAAATGTTGCCAATATCGTTGCATCAGCTATGAAAGAATGGGCAATAGAAAAAGGCGCAACACACTTTACACATTGGTTTCAACCAATGACTGGTATCACTGCAGAAAAACACGACAGCTTCATTTCACCTACCGGTGAAGGCAATGTAATTATGGATTTTTCCGGTAGTGAGTTGGTAAGAGGTGAACCTGATGCATCCAGCTTCCCTTCTGGCGGACTTAGAGCTACATTCGAAGCTAGAGGCTATACCGCTTGGGACCCTACTTCTTACGCTTTTATTAAGAACAAAACTTTGTGCATACCTACCGCATTTTCTTCTTACAGCGGCGAAGCATTGGATAAAAAGACTCCACTCCTTAGATCCATGGAAGCAGTTGATAAGCAAGCATTAAGAATATTGAAATTATTTGGCGATACTCAATCTTCTAGAGTAGTTTCTAATGTGGGCCCTGAACAAGAATATTTCTTGATAGACAAAAAATTATATTCACGCCGTCCTGACTTAAAATACTGCGGCAGAACTTTGTTTGGTGCACGCCCGTCAAAAGGACAGGAACTAGAAGATCATTATTTTGGAACAGTAAAAGAACGTGTCGCTTCTTTTATGGCTGAACTTAATACTGAACTTTGGAAATTGGGTATAACAGCAAAAACAGAGCATAACGAAGTTGCTCCTGCTCAACACGAACTTGCGCCTATATATTCAAGCGCAAATACGGCAACTGACCATAACCAACTAACAATGGAAATGATGAAAACTGTTGCTAACCGTCATGGTATGGCTTGTCTTCTTCATGAAAAGCCTTTTGCTGGCGTTAACGGAAGCGGTAAGCATGTTAACTGGTCGCTTACTACTGATACTGGAATCAATCTTCTTTCACCTGGCGATACCCCGTCGGAAAATGCTCAATTCTTGCTGTTTTTGGTAGCTGTACTAAAGGCAGTTGATGAATATCAGGACCTTCTCAGAATTTCTGTTGCAAGCGCAGGCAATGACCATCGCTTAGGCGCAAATGAAGCTCCTCCTGCGATTATTTCTATATTCTTGGGAGATGAATTAACCAATGTGCTTGAGGCTTTGGAATCAGGTACAATTTATCAAGGCAAAAAGCGTATAGAACATGAAATAGGCGTTTCTGTTCTACCTCGTTTCCCTAAAGACTTAACAGACCGCAACCGTACTTCACCGTTTGCGTTTACAGGAAACAAATTTGAGTTCCGTATGGTAGGCTCCACATTCTCTATTTCTGGACCGATTATTGTTCTTAATACTATAATGGCAGAAAGTTTGTCCCAATTCGCTGATGAATTAGAAGCTAGCAAAGATTTTAATTCTGATTTAAAAAAATTGATTGTTCGCACCATAAAAGAACACAAGAGAATAATCTTTAATGGCAACAACTATTCTAACGAATGGGTTGAAGAAGCAAAATCGAGAGGACTGCTTAACCTAAAAGATACCGTATCAGCACTCAAACATTTTGTAAGCCCTAAGAATATTGATCTATTTACAAAACACAAAGTATTCAGCAAGACTGAAATTTCTTCCCGCTATGAAATTTTACTTGAAAACTATGCTAAGACACTTAATATCGAAGCACTTACAATGATTGATATGGTTAGAAAAGAAATATTACCTGCATGCTTCAGTTATATAAATCAATTGCTTGAAATTAAGACTTCAAAACAAGCGGTAGGCATAGATACAGCTGACGACGCAGAATCTTCTCTTGCTGCGCATATAAGTTCGCTCACATCATCAGCATATAGCAAGCTTAATCAATTAGAAAAAACAGTTCTTAACTCAAAACATTCTGATGCTTATGAACATGCAGAGTATTTCAGAGATAAAGTAATACCTTTGATGAATGAATTGAGAACAGTTATAGACCAATTAGAACAAAATGTATCTAAAACCTTATGGCCTTATCCTGATTATTCAGATTTGCTATATAGTGTAGATTAATTTTGTATATCTCTAAACTATCTCCCTAAAAAAGACACGCCTTTTGGGCGTGTCTTTTAGTTTTAAAAAAATAAAAAATTACTAACCAGGAAGTTTGGATAGTTCTAAAAAGACTTTTGCAGTAGTTAATGCATCAAATTGTGCTCTATGCGCCATTATATTGACAATGTTAAAATATTGAGCAACAGTTGTCAGCTTATAGTTGCTTAATTTGCCTTTTAGTTTTTCTCTTGCGATAATAAGCGTGTCTTCAACCTTATGCTCATCAAAATAATAATGAGTCGTATCTGAATAGCGGCTTATAAAAGGTAAGTCAAACTCCACGATGTTATGTCCAACTAAAATTGCATTTTCGCAAAACTTATAAAAATCGCCTGCAATTTCTTCGTAAGTCGGGCTTTGGGCAACCATTTCATCAGTTATGCCAGTTATCTTAGAGGTTTCGGGAGGTATTTTCATTTTTGGATTAATCAGCGTTGAAAAAAGCTGACATATCTTGCCGTCTTTGATTTTTACCGCTGCTAATTCTGTTATTTTATCATTTTCGCCTATACCTGTTGTTTCAACGTCAAAAACCACGTATGTATTCTT
Proteins encoded in this region:
- a CDS encoding glutamine synthetase III, with amino-acid sequence MNKLPEIFASNVFSDKVMRERLPKDVYQALKKTIATGKPLDINVANIVASAMKEWAIEKGATHFTHWFQPMTGITAEKHDSFISPTGEGNVIMDFSGSELVRGEPDASSFPSGGLRATFEARGYTAWDPTSYAFIKNKTLCIPTAFSSYSGEALDKKTPLLRSMEAVDKQALRILKLFGDTQSSRVVSNVGPEQEYFLIDKKLYSRRPDLKYCGRTLFGARPSKGQELEDHYFGTVKERVASFMAELNTELWKLGITAKTEHNEVAPAQHELAPIYSSANTATDHNQLTMEMMKTVANRHGMACLLHEKPFAGVNGSGKHVNWSLTTDTGINLLSPGDTPSENAQFLLFLVAVLKAVDEYQDLLRISVASAGNDHRLGANEAPPAIISIFLGDELTNVLEALESGTIYQGKKRIEHEIGVSVLPRFPKDLTDRNRTSPFAFTGNKFEFRMVGSTFSISGPIIVLNTIMAESLSQFADELEASKDFNSDLKKLIVRTIKEHKRIIFNGNNYSNEWVEEAKSRGLLNLKDTVSALKHFVSPKNIDLFTKHKVFSKTEISSRYEILLENYAKTLNIEALTMIDMVRKEILPACFSYINQLLEIKTSKQAVGIDTADDAESSLAAHISSLTSSAYSKLNQLEKTVLNSKHSDAYEHAEYFRDKVIPLMNELRTVIDQLEQNVSKTLWPYPDYSDLLYSVD